One Deinococcus grandis DNA window includes the following coding sequences:
- a CDS encoding M24 family metallopeptidase, which translates to MTSPITRMQQALAATSLDGWLVYDFQGLNPHARTVLNLPREAFLTRRFFVWVPRSGQAVVLHNHIEGGTWGEITRGWNAERRAFGSHAELDAALRAVVAGRTLAMEYSPNGAVPYVSRVDAGTVERVRAAGAAEVHTSADLLQSFLAWSADDLAAHERAVAVLMQAKDDAFRLIHERLRAGQPVTEVDAQAVIMRQIDAAGMQAGHAVNVSFGVNAADSHYEPSPERHATLKPGECVLIDLWAQEPGRPFADVTWVGYAGQPTPAYQSAWAAVVAARDAALRTIQDGYARTGWGEVQGWMADRAARDAMGPEWEAYFLHRTGHDLGVSIHGAGANLDDYETRDTRTLTPGLAVTIEPGTYPAAQGFGIRSEIDVYLDPQTGPRVTPHTQAAPFILGEGDWAQVRARAYGQD; encoded by the coding sequence ATGACCTCGCCGATCACGCGTATGCAGCAGGCCCTCGCCGCGACCAGCCTGGACGGCTGGCTGGTGTACGACTTCCAGGGCCTCAACCCGCACGCCCGCACCGTCCTGAATCTGCCCCGTGAGGCGTTCCTGACGCGGCGGTTCTTCGTGTGGGTGCCGCGCAGCGGGCAGGCGGTGGTGCTGCACAACCACATCGAGGGCGGTACCTGGGGTGAGATCACGCGCGGCTGGAACGCCGAGCGGCGCGCGTTCGGGTCGCACGCGGAACTCGACGCCGCGCTGCGCGCCGTGGTCGCCGGGCGGACCCTAGCCATGGAGTACAGCCCGAATGGCGCGGTGCCGTACGTGAGCCGCGTGGATGCCGGGACGGTCGAGCGGGTGCGGGCCGCCGGGGCCGCAGAGGTCCACACGAGTGCCGATCTGCTCCAGTCGTTCCTGGCGTGGAGTGCGGACGATCTGGCCGCGCACGAGCGGGCCGTGGCGGTGCTGATGCAGGCGAAGGACGACGCGTTCCGCCTGATCCACGAGCGCCTGCGGGCCGGGCAGCCCGTGACGGAAGTGGACGCGCAGGCGGTGATCATGCGGCAGATCGACGCGGCGGGCATGCAGGCCGGGCACGCCGTGAACGTGAGTTTCGGCGTCAACGCCGCCGACAGCCACTACGAACCCAGCCCCGAACGCCACGCCACCCTGAAGCCCGGCGAGTGCGTCCTGATCGACCTGTGGGCGCAGGAACCGGGCCGCCCTTTCGCGGACGTCACCTGGGTCGGGTACGCCGGGCAGCCCACGCCCGCGTACCAGAGCGCCTGGGCGGCCGTGGTCGCCGCACGCGACGCCGCGCTGCGCACGATCCAGGACGGGTACGCCCGCACGGGCTGGGGCGAGGTGCAGGGCTGGATGGCCGACCGCGCCGCGCGCGACGCCATGGGCCCCGAATGGGAGGCGTACTTCCTGCACCGCACCGGGCACGACCTGGGCGTCAGCATCCACGGGGCGGGCGCGAACCTCGACGACTACGAGACGCGCGACACCCGCACCCTCACGCCCGGACTGGCCGTCACCATCGAACCCGGCACGTACCCCGCCGCGCAGGGCTTCGGCATCCGCAGCGAGATCGACGTGTACCTCGACCCGCAGACCGGCCCGCGCGTCACCCCGCACACGCAGGCCGCGCCGTTCATCCTCGGCGAGGGCGACTGGGCGCAGGTCCGCGCCCGCGCGTACGGGCAGGACTGA
- a CDS encoding HAD family hydrolase — MKLLVWDFDGTLAFRSGLWSGTLAAVAARHRPDLGLEAAHFRPFLSTGFRWHAPERIHPARGAAAWWAELHPVFERAYRETGVNPADARAWAAEVRAEYLNLESWAAFPDAAPVLQQLSDAGWTHALLTNHVPEFGALLDGLGLRSPFTVVVNSADTGFEKPHPEAFREVLRRVGVPERVCMIGDSPDADMRGAQGVGWPAVLVHRELAGCPARQLTDVPGFLERL, encoded by the coding sequence GTGAAGCTGCTCGTGTGGGATTTCGACGGCACGCTCGCGTTCCGGAGCGGGCTGTGGTCCGGGACGCTCGCGGCTGTGGCGGCGCGGCACCGGCCGGATCTGGGTCTGGAGGCCGCGCACTTTCGCCCCTTCCTGAGTACGGGGTTCCGCTGGCATGCGCCTGAACGGATACATCCCGCCCGTGGGGCGGCGGCGTGGTGGGCGGAACTGCACCCGGTGTTCGAGCGGGCGTACCGCGAGACCGGGGTGAACCCGGCGGACGCCCGCGCGTGGGCCGCCGAGGTGCGCGCCGAGTACCTGAACCTGGAGTCGTGGGCAGCGTTCCCGGACGCTGCCCCTGTGCTGCAGCAGTTGAGTGATGCGGGCTGGACGCACGCCCTGCTGACGAATCACGTGCCGGAGTTCGGGGCGCTGCTGGACGGCCTGGGGCTCCGTTCGCCGTTCACGGTGGTGGTGAACTCCGCCGACACCGGTTTCGAGAAGCCGCACCCGGAAGCGTTCCGCGAGGTGCTGCGGCGCGTGGGCGTCCCGGAACGGGTCTGCATGATCGGGGACAGTCCCGACGCGGACATGCGCGGCGCGCAGGGGGTCGGGTGGCCCGCCGTGCTCGTTCACCGCGAGCTGGCAGGGTGCCCAGCCCGCCAGCTGACGGACGTGCCGGGCTTTCTGGAGCGGCTGTGA
- a CDS encoding HD domain-containing protein, whose translation MNRDQAYELMVAHTSSVSLQRHMLNVEAAMRAYARHWGEDEELYAVAGLLHDFDYELHPDEHPTWGVAFLRETTDTPPAVLDAIMGHAAYTGTPRESRLSRTLFAVDELTGLVQAAALVRPDKDVRLVELSSLKKRFKNRAFAAGVNREEVEQGARELGVDLDEHMTRVLRAMQDM comes from the coding sequence ATGAACCGGGATCAGGCGTACGAACTGATGGTGGCGCACACGTCGAGCGTGTCGTTGCAGCGGCACATGCTGAACGTGGAGGCCGCGATGCGCGCCTACGCCCGCCACTGGGGCGAGGACGAGGAGCTGTACGCGGTGGCGGGCCTGCTGCATGACTTCGATTACGAGCTGCACCCGGACGAGCACCCGACCTGGGGCGTGGCGTTCCTGCGGGAGACCACGGACACGCCACCTGCCGTGCTGGACGCGATCATGGGGCACGCGGCGTACACCGGGACGCCCCGCGAGTCGCGGCTGTCGCGGACGCTGTTCGCGGTGGATGAGCTGACCGGGCTGGTGCAGGCCGCCGCACTCGTCCGCCCGGATAAAGACGTGCGGCTGGTGGAACTGAGCAGCCTGAAGAAGCGCTTCAAGAACCGGGCGTTCGCGGCGGGCGTGAACCGGGAGGAGGTCGAGCAGGGCGCGCGGGAACTTGGCGTGGACCTGGACGAGCACATGACGCGGGTGCTGCGCGCCATGCAGGACATGTAG
- a CDS encoding M20/M25/M40 family metallo-hydrolase — protein sequence MTPPDLTAHIERGLRDLADLVAIPSVSAQGRHLPDAARAVQTLLEAEGFTVREYPGQVAPILLAEAGEGPFTLLIYNHYDVQPEDPAELWDTPPFTLTERDGRLYGRGASDDKGELVSRLAGLRALREQRGGLPLKVKWLIEGEEEVGSPSLEAFIEAHAAELKADGVWWEFGSITPEGRPVLYAGLKGIICVELRCRVAASDLHSSNGAVVDNPLWRLAAAVASLRGPDGTVLIPGFHDDVRPPSQADLDAIAALPGTGEALRDTYDVTRTLGDRGEYHTRLNLKPVVNVNGFHGGYEGQGSKTVLPAEGMVKLDFRLVPDQHPDRIVDLLRAHLDTQGFSDIEIVELESHQHPARSDLNHPFVKTAVQVARDVHGHDPILNPSSGGSGPMHPFMQHVGAPVIALGIGNIGGRVHAPNENILRRDFENGVRYAAALMAALADG from the coding sequence ATGACCCCACCCGACCTCACGGCCCACATCGAGCGCGGCCTGCGCGACCTCGCCGACCTCGTCGCCATTCCCAGCGTCTCCGCCCAGGGCCGCCACCTCCCGGACGCCGCCCGGGCCGTGCAGACCCTGCTGGAAGCCGAGGGCTTCACCGTCCGCGAGTACCCCGGACAGGTCGCCCCGATCCTCCTGGCCGAAGCGGGCGAGGGGCCCTTCACGCTCTTGATCTACAACCACTACGACGTGCAGCCCGAGGACCCCGCCGAACTCTGGGACACGCCGCCCTTCACCCTGACCGAACGGGACGGCCGCCTGTATGGGCGCGGCGCCAGCGACGACAAGGGCGAACTCGTCTCCCGCCTCGCCGGACTGCGCGCCCTGAGGGAGCAGCGCGGCGGCCTGCCCCTGAAGGTCAAGTGGCTCATCGAGGGCGAGGAAGAGGTCGGCAGCCCCAGCCTCGAAGCGTTCATCGAGGCGCACGCCGCCGAACTGAAAGCCGACGGCGTCTGGTGGGAATTCGGCAGCATCACCCCCGAGGGCCGCCCCGTGCTGTACGCGGGCCTGAAGGGCATCATCTGCGTGGAACTCCGCTGCCGGGTCGCCGCGAGCGACCTGCACAGCAGCAACGGCGCCGTCGTGGACAACCCCCTGTGGCGACTGGCCGCCGCTGTCGCCTCCCTGCGCGGCCCCGACGGCACCGTCCTGATCCCCGGCTTCCACGACGACGTCCGCCCCCCCAGCCAGGCCGACCTGGACGCCATCGCCGCCCTGCCCGGCACCGGCGAGGCGCTGCGGGACACCTACGACGTGACCCGCACCCTGGGGGACAGGGGCGAGTACCACACCCGCCTGAACCTCAAACCCGTCGTGAACGTCAACGGCTTCCACGGCGGCTACGAGGGGCAGGGCAGCAAGACGGTCCTCCCGGCCGAAGGCATGGTGAAACTCGACTTCCGGCTCGTGCCGGACCAGCACCCGGACCGCATCGTGGACCTGCTGCGCGCCCACCTCGACACGCAGGGCTTCAGCGACATCGAGATCGTCGAACTCGAAAGCCACCAGCACCCCGCCCGCAGCGACCTCAACCACCCCTTCGTGAAAACGGCCGTGCAGGTCGCCCGTGACGTCCACGGACACGACCCCATCCTCAACCCCAGCAGCGGCGGCAGCGGCCCCATGCACCCCTTCATGCAGCACGTCGGCGCGCCCGTCATCGCCCTCGGCATCGGCAACATCGGCGGACGCGTCCACGCCCCCAACGAGAACATCCTCCGCCGCGACTTCGAAAACGGCGTCCGCTACGCCGCCGCGCTCATGGCCGCCCTCGCCGACGGGTAA
- a CDS encoding SDR family oxidoreductase, producing MANLGSSTIMLTGAGGALATAIAQELDDAGAQMVLVGRGDSLARAADRFPATEVLDLDLRDPASIEALRKVKVDTLIHTVGTYATQDAQKATEDDYDAMFDANMRTLFHAVQGVLPNMLKQKDGLIMGVSAGQAARLSGPKAALYTASKSAVASYVLSLHDELKGKGVRGMVLYPMGAIDTPGNRDAGMDWDSMIDPRGLAKSVAHALTRPDRAHITEIKVYPDT from the coding sequence ATGGCGAACCTCGGCTCCTCCACGATCATGCTCACGGGTGCGGGCGGCGCGCTGGCCACCGCGATAGCACAGGAACTCGACGACGCGGGCGCGCAGATGGTCCTCGTCGGGCGCGGCGACAGCCTCGCGCGGGCCGCGGACCGCTTCCCCGCCACGGAAGTCCTCGACCTGGACCTGCGCGACCCCGCCAGCATCGAGGCGCTGCGCAAGGTCAAGGTGGACACCCTGATCCACACCGTCGGCACCTACGCCACGCAGGACGCCCAGAAAGCCACCGAGGACGACTACGACGCGATGTTCGACGCGAACATGCGCACCCTCTTCCACGCCGTGCAGGGCGTCCTGCCGAACATGCTCAAGCAGAAGGACGGTCTGATCATGGGCGTCAGCGCCGGGCAGGCCGCGCGCCTCAGCGGCCCCAAGGCCGCGCTGTACACCGCCAGCAAGTCCGCCGTCGCCTCCTACGTCCTGAGCCTCCACGACGAACTCAAGGGCAAGGGCGTGCGCGGCATGGTCCTGTACCCCATGGGCGCCATCGACACGCCGGGCAACCGCGACGCCGGCATGGACTGGGACAGCATGATCGACCCGCGCGGCCTCGCCAAGAGCGTCGCCCACGCCCTGACCCGCCCCGACCGGGCGCACATCACCGAGATCAAGGTCTACCCCGACACCTGA
- a CDS encoding HNH endonuclease, protein MTSRKDVPDTNRRPRVAADLNAPRVLVLNASYEPLHVTSAKRAITLVQYGVAEILEDSDDVVRSPSTVMPVPSVIRLRRYVRRPRVHPIPFNRRNVLRRDTFTCQYCGSPEELTMDHVLPRSRGGRHTWENVVTACRACNQRKGNRTPEEAAMPLRTRPRAPTFGVYAHGQFAHWQPQWTRYLGG, encoded by the coding sequence ATGACTTCCAGAAAGGACGTGCCGGACACCAACCGAAGACCTCGGGTCGCCGCTGACCTGAACGCGCCGCGGGTGCTGGTGCTGAACGCGTCCTACGAGCCGCTGCACGTCACCAGCGCCAAGCGGGCCATCACGCTCGTGCAGTACGGCGTGGCGGAAATCCTGGAAGACAGCGACGACGTCGTCCGCTCGCCCAGCACGGTCATGCCGGTCCCCAGCGTGATCCGCCTGCGCCGCTACGTCCGCCGCCCCCGCGTGCACCCCATCCCGTTCAACCGCCGCAACGTGCTGCGCCGCGACACCTTCACCTGCCAGTACTGCGGCTCGCCGGAGGAACTCACCATGGACCACGTGCTGCCTCGCTCGCGCGGCGGGCGGCACACCTGGGAGAACGTCGTCACCGCGTGCCGCGCCTGCAACCAGCGCAAGGGCAACCGCACCCCCGAGGAAGCCGCCATGCCCCTGCGCACCCGCCCCCGCGCGCCCACCTTCGGCGTGTACGCCCACGGGCAGTTCGCCCACTGGCAACCCCAGTGGACCCGCTACCTGGGCGGCTGA